From Cryptomeria japonica unplaced genomic scaffold, Sugi_1.0 HiC_scaffold_46, whole genome shotgun sequence, a single genomic window includes:
- the LOC131862542 gene encoding putative germin-like protein 2-3, with product MLWACNTQFDYTFISRAFLSDSSVSLFIMGNRMIYFTLGLFLLICCYSDNVMAADSDPLQDFCVADKESMVKVNGFVCKDPKDVSAEDFFFGGLGQAGNTDNAVGSNVTMANVMQIPGLNTFGISLVRIDYAVGGINPPHTHPRATEVLVLLEGQLLQNVGHENAVAIAALSSKLPVAQTIANSLFAADPPLPDSVLAKAFRITQELVDFIQKKFA from the exons ATGTTATGGGCTTGTAATACACAATTCGACTACACATTCATATCCCGAGCTTTTCTGTCTGATTCTTCTGTGTCTCTATTTATAATGGGTAACCGCATGATTTACTTCACGTTGGGACTTTTCCTATTGATATGTTGTTACAGTGATAATGTCATGGCAGCGGATTCCGATCCCTTGCAAGATTTCTGCGTCGCAGACAAGGAAAGCATGG TTAAGGTGAACGGGTTCGTTTGCAAAGATCCCAAGGATGTTTCGGCAGAGGACTTCTTCTTCGGGGGACTTGGGCAGGCAGGGAACACCGACAATGCAGTGGGCTCAAATGTAACGATGGCCAATGTTATGCAGATACCAGGCCTCAACACCTTCGGAATATCGTTGGTCCGTATCGATTACGCAgtgggtggaataaatcctcctcacacGCACCCAAGAGCCACTGAAGTTCTTGTTTTACTGGAAGGCCAGcttctt cagaatgtggggCATGAAAATGCGGTGGCCATAGCTGCATTGAGCAGCAAGCTTCCGGTAGCTCAGACAATCGCCAACTCTCTGTTTGCAGCGGATCCTCCACTCCCAGATTCCGTATTGGCCAAGGCCTTCCGCATCACCCAAGAGCTTGTCGATTTCATTCAGAAGAAATTTGCATAA